Proteins from a single region of Runella sp. SP2:
- a CDS encoding M4 family metallopeptidase, producing the protein MKSKQLVWLMVMFLGLSVEVLAQQKPSKQQQAELDKAVKETEAEMAKLKDPAYINKMFDEQIKELKAKGHATPELLRELEKARAEMLKMAKGGGAPAPTQPEEPSEPTETVAPAPKSVEQPVPTNFDEVESPYSKVPSSFQFYRESEVTIETFAAFMQKKYGVQLRKQKTVALPTGSKITTFQQFIEDYPVFGAYFKVRHETNGKALFASGDAFDKTRWPELTGKMINENQIFQKLPKESKIAAPIYESLIIVPERLNVATQKLRLAHQIIAGKTRYYLDAYRGDVVRSESLILECLDSHTPTRKEDKKPTITTMQTFHYGPQNIEIHVNNDSAKYILVSHKEPFVSVYDTAKWVVNYPTTQWTDPRLTKEGLADAAFAGKKTIDYYKTQLGRNSFDDQGSMLVLRRAYDEDGNLREGAFWEVEKNRIGFGNYVDKPLVTLEVIGHEFTHGVIRSGVADFISEGESGSLNEAVADMLGIAIKHWGYPATPDWVIAPYVLPNGIRNLKWPKTTFQSRTSLPHPDTYEGKYWQDTNGCIADKKNGNCWVHNNSTVASHWFYLLSEGGKGTNDHNQPYNIEKGIGIQKAAKLVYQTLFSLTPYTNFERFAEATVKTAEQMFGKCATETHRVKHAWYAVGVFDDAPARCMDLTFDWTYDPEPNKAIRFYVKGDSIVSVVRTEDGWVKTYSERNSAFMHVVSKDEEGVKNLTIPKNWAGTIYNKMEEIEPVMDQMNEEALEKAKAELRNPATPPERKAELKEVIPQVEKYLAEGRKAANETKKNLKELSDGTHLTTEKAFWGGRKGKREFDKENIKGSYLYQGKYLAKRYVLKGGISWDSTTEIPLRFSDLGLFVPLNTGQLRMGVDHFMRGFPLKMFGGVSVRNIKETIPANFNALFSSSPVFN; encoded by the coding sequence ATGAAATCAAAACAGCTCGTTTGGTTAATGGTCATGTTTTTGGGACTTTCTGTTGAGGTTTTGGCGCAGCAAAAACCGTCGAAGCAACAACAGGCCGAACTTGATAAAGCGGTCAAAGAAACCGAAGCCGAAATGGCCAAGCTCAAAGATCCTGCGTACATCAATAAGATGTTCGATGAGCAAATCAAAGAACTCAAAGCCAAGGGACATGCCACGCCTGAGTTATTGAGGGAATTGGAAAAAGCGCGGGCTGAAATGCTTAAAATGGCCAAGGGGGGCGGAGCACCTGCACCCACCCAACCCGAAGAACCAAGCGAACCAACCGAAACAGTTGCCCCCGCACCTAAGTCAGTAGAACAGCCCGTACCAACCAATTTTGATGAAGTGGAAAGCCCGTATTCTAAAGTTCCTTCGTCGTTTCAGTTTTATCGGGAAAGCGAAGTGACGATTGAAACCTTTGCGGCTTTTATGCAGAAAAAATACGGAGTTCAACTACGAAAACAAAAGACGGTTGCACTCCCAACGGGTTCAAAAATTACCACATTTCAGCAGTTTATCGAAGATTACCCCGTTTTTGGCGCTTATTTTAAGGTAAGACACGAGACAAACGGTAAAGCCCTTTTTGCCTCGGGCGATGCTTTTGATAAAACGCGTTGGCCTGAGCTTACGGGAAAAATGATTAATGAAAATCAAATTTTTCAAAAGCTGCCCAAAGAGTCCAAAATTGCGGCTCCTATTTACGAAAGTTTAATCATTGTCCCTGAGCGTCTGAATGTAGCTACCCAAAAGTTGCGCCTTGCGCACCAAATTATTGCAGGAAAAACGAGGTACTATTTGGATGCGTATCGAGGGGATGTCGTACGGAGTGAGTCGCTCATTTTAGAATGTCTTGATTCACACACACCCACTCGTAAAGAAGATAAAAAGCCCACGATTACGACGATGCAAACGTTCCATTATGGGCCTCAAAACATCGAAATTCACGTCAATAACGATTCTGCTAAATATATATTGGTATCACACAAGGAACCTTTTGTGTCAGTGTATGATACGGCCAAATGGGTTGTCAACTATCCTACTACCCAATGGACTGATCCGCGCCTCACCAAAGAAGGGCTTGCTGATGCGGCTTTTGCGGGGAAAAAAACAATAGATTACTACAAAACGCAACTAGGACGTAACAGTTTTGATGACCAAGGCTCTATGCTTGTATTACGTCGGGCTTACGATGAGGATGGCAATTTAAGGGAAGGTGCTTTTTGGGAAGTTGAGAAAAATCGTATCGGTTTTGGAAATTATGTAGATAAACCCTTGGTAACGTTGGAGGTGATTGGACATGAGTTTACCCATGGGGTTATACGCTCGGGAGTGGCCGATTTTATCAGTGAAGGAGAGTCTGGATCGCTCAATGAAGCCGTTGCTGATATGCTGGGGATTGCCATCAAACATTGGGGATATCCCGCTACGCCTGATTGGGTGATTGCGCCGTATGTCTTGCCCAATGGTATCCGAAACCTAAAATGGCCTAAAACAACCTTTCAAAGCAGAACATCTCTCCCGCACCCTGATACCTACGAAGGGAAGTATTGGCAAGATACGAATGGCTGTATAGCAGACAAAAAAAATGGTAATTGTTGGGTTCATAACAACAGCACGGTTGCCTCGCACTGGTTTTATCTGTTGTCGGAAGGGGGCAAAGGCACAAACGACCATAATCAGCCTTACAATATTGAAAAAGGAATTGGTATCCAAAAAGCAGCTAAATTGGTGTACCAAACGCTCTTTAGCCTGACGCCCTACACCAACTTTGAACGTTTTGCGGAAGCGACCGTCAAAACGGCTGAACAGATGTTTGGGAAGTGCGCTACCGAAACGCACCGCGTTAAGCACGCATGGTATGCCGTGGGCGTATTTGATGATGCCCCCGCCCGTTGTATGGATTTGACCTTTGACTGGACGTATGACCCTGAGCCTAACAAAGCCATTCGCTTTTACGTCAAAGGCGATAGCATCGTGTCGGTAGTGCGTACGGAAGACGGCTGGGTAAAAACCTATTCTGAGCGAAATAGCGCGTTTATGCACGTTGTATCGAAAGATGAGGAAGGGGTGAAAAATTTGACCATTCCTAAAAACTGGGCGGGAACGATTTATAATAAAATGGAAGAAATCGAGCCCGTGATGGATCAAATGAATGAAGAGGCGCTTGAAAAAGCAAAAGCCGAGCTTCGTAATCCAGCCACACCGCCCGAGCGGAAAGCGGAATTAAAAGAAGTGATTCCCCAAGTAGAAAAATACTTGGCAGAAGGTCGCAAAGCGGCCAACGAAACCAAGAAAAATCTCAAAGAATTGAGCGATGGTACTCATTTGACCACCGAAAAGGCATTTTGGGGGGGACGAAAAGGCAAGCGAGAATTTGACAAAGAAAATATCAAAGGGTCTTACCTCTATCAGGGCAAGTATTTAGCAAAACGCTACGTGCTCAAAGGAGGAATCAGTTGGGACTCCACCACCGAAATCCCCTTGCGGTTTTCTGATTTAGGGCTGTTTGTGCCGCTCAACACGGGCCAATTGCGCATGGGTGTGGATCACTTTATGAGAGGATTCCCGCTCAAAATGTTTGGAGGTGTAAGCGTCCGAAATATCAAAGAAACCATTCCCGCCAACTTTAACGCTTTGTTCTCTTCAAGCCCTGTATTTAACTGA
- a CDS encoding DUF3108 domain-containing protein, protein MKKILILLSFFCSYQLVAQECSEYFKLSKGMKIEMVSYDKKDKPTATVKTEVVDMKPVNGGMLLVLDSQTFDTKGRLLAKGQASGTCNKGDYVTDIRNISSDMIPKSADIKLNIDGDKMVYPAGMKVGDKLPDAAINITSTLASGMNLININATISNRKVESMETVETPAGKFECLKITYVMDAKMKLLGDRKLVCSEYLAKGVGVVKQDQFDEKGKKQSSMLLTKLEK, encoded by the coding sequence ATGAAAAAAATCCTAATCCTACTCTCATTCTTTTGTTCGTATCAGCTGGTTGCTCAAGAGTGTTCAGAATATTTCAAGCTCTCGAAAGGGATGAAAATTGAAATGGTCAGCTACGACAAGAAAGACAAACCAACCGCTACCGTGAAAACCGAAGTAGTGGACATGAAGCCCGTTAATGGTGGTATGTTGTTGGTTTTAGATTCTCAAACTTTTGATACCAAGGGGCGGCTTTTAGCTAAGGGACAAGCATCTGGAACTTGCAACAAGGGCGACTATGTCACTGATATTCGTAACATTAGTAGCGATATGATTCCCAAATCGGCCGATATTAAACTCAATATTGACGGCGATAAAATGGTGTATCCCGCAGGAATGAAAGTCGGTGATAAACTCCCCGATGCGGCCATAAATATCACATCAACGTTGGCAAGTGGCATGAACCTCATCAATATCAACGCCACAATATCAAACCGAAAAGTGGAAAGTATGGAGACTGTGGAAACTCCCGCAGGAAAATTTGAGTGCCTGAAAATTACGTATGTCATGGATGCCAAAATGAAACTTCTTGGCGACCGAAAATTGGTCTGCTCCGAATATTTGGCCAAAGGGGTTGGGGTTGTAAAACAAGATCAATTTGACGAAAAAGGGAAAAAGCAGTCGTCGATGTTGTTGACCAAGCTGGAAAAATAA
- a CDS encoding OmpA family protein produces MVINVAFKVRGIGLSSFFGAMLAISATAQIRVEDPKKTTERSVEGRVNSRIDQGINKGLDKVEEGIGNIFKKRPRTPNGGKNKQTTDGQDAQSEEQPEKDELKTSKQTPPSGAGGLAMKAYSKFDFVPGEKIVATEDFSQDAVGDFPAKWNTNASGEVVTMEGAKFLQFAKSGVYYPEFVKELPENFTMEFDMLASEDLSVNMSGLKVFFPEFKERKLTFDQNFNSSAQAGIDIHPTADGESSSSSVWVFDKNSEKVVENTNRLAWKSNVANRVSIWKQKTRLRIYVNETKIWDLPKAFDSSLKYSMLFATSIFEGTVYLANLRVAVGAPDTRSKLITEGKFSTTGILFDVNSDKIKPESYGVLKELGTVLKENATVKVRIIGHTDSDGEDAKNLDLSKRRAASVKNALQTEFGIEAARMETDGKGESQPVAPNTTAEGKANNRRVEFVKL; encoded by the coding sequence ATGGTAATCAACGTAGCTTTCAAGGTTCGAGGAATTGGCCTAAGTAGTTTTTTTGGAGCCATGTTGGCGATTTCGGCCACGGCGCAAATTCGGGTAGAAGACCCCAAAAAAACGACTGAACGAAGCGTAGAAGGACGGGTAAATAGCCGTATTGACCAAGGTATTAACAAAGGTCTCGATAAAGTTGAAGAGGGGATTGGGAATATCTTTAAAAAACGCCCCCGTACCCCCAATGGGGGCAAAAATAAACAGACAACGGATGGACAAGATGCTCAATCTGAAGAACAACCAGAAAAAGACGAGCTAAAAACTTCTAAACAAACTCCCCCATCGGGGGCGGGGGGGCTGGCTATGAAGGCATATTCTAAGTTTGATTTTGTGCCAGGCGAAAAAATCGTCGCTACCGAAGATTTTTCGCAAGATGCCGTGGGCGATTTTCCTGCCAAATGGAATACCAATGCCAGTGGAGAGGTCGTGACAATGGAAGGTGCAAAGTTCTTGCAGTTTGCCAAAAGTGGCGTTTATTATCCTGAATTTGTGAAAGAACTGCCCGAGAACTTTACAATGGAGTTTGATATGTTGGCCTCTGAAGACTTGAGCGTCAATATGTCAGGGTTGAAAGTTTTTTTTCCTGAGTTTAAAGAAAGAAAATTGACCTTCGACCAAAACTTCAACTCATCAGCCCAGGCAGGTATTGATATTCACCCAACGGCCGACGGGGAAAGCAGTAGCAGCAGTGTGTGGGTATTCGACAAAAACAGTGAGAAGGTGGTAGAAAATACCAATCGGTTGGCTTGGAAAAGCAACGTTGCCAACCGCGTGTCTATCTGGAAACAGAAAACCCGCTTACGGATTTACGTAAACGAAACCAAGATATGGGACTTGCCGAAGGCGTTTGATTCTTCTCTCAAATACTCAATGCTTTTTGCGACCAGCATCTTTGAAGGAACGGTTTATCTAGCCAACCTGCGCGTAGCCGTGGGTGCTCCTGATACCCGCTCCAAGCTCATCACCGAAGGGAAATTTAGCACGACGGGGATATTGTTTGACGTCAATTCGGATAAAATCAAGCCCGAATCGTACGGTGTTTTAAAAGAATTGGGTACGGTATTAAAAGAAAACGCCACGGTTAAAGTCCGCATCATCGGTCATACTGATTCTGATGGCGAAGATGCCAAAAACTTAGACTTGTCGAAACGCCGAGCTGCATCGGTCAAAAACGCCCTTCAAACGGAGTTTGGCATTGAAGCCGCTCGCATGGAAACGGATGGCAAAGGCGAGTCGCAGCCCGTTGCGCCGAATACGACTGCTGAAGGAAAAGCGAATAACCGCCGCGTGGAGTTTGTCAAACTATAG
- a CDS encoding histidine kinase, with protein sequence MYRRFVFWVFFLVGLPLWGKSDTLYVSHIHDRTMLYDIAYCTTSLLSSNEDSLQRLLRQPQRWQRLTSKTPSFAQRSHWLRFFLTNDTDTTQAFYVYLTNANQRVTLFYAHNGQWHSTTNGTMVPTSAWAVPYSDNYVSFKIPARATFTIVSRIAHEQGLLPFWTHFANPKPSWGLQLQKPEYHAERILDEYRRNMPEFQYRSWIQGALALVTLFLALLYYQYRHRIYAYYGAYVLCSFVFSLLKTRAYTPLGQALGEWPLLKTHLMESLLWWGIGAYLFFMTELLDLSKNHPTMKKWFLRLALVLKGYGALYLVVMLLTNDLGFQQFSFWGGRFVAFPIYILTLFWIRRSVRSPMVPYVIWANVVLGFFGLLAWLRAGRVILEGVKLPANVDDLLTLSFAVVMEILVLSLAIAHRFRLNEKEKTESQRAYFQELQNKAANEKRIAETEMLALRSQMNPHFLFNSLNSLEYLIVANDEQKATQYLSKFSKLLRMILSHSREEAISLDEELNALNYYLEIEATRLGEDFTYRLEVDSSIDTASVMIPPLLLQPFVENAIWHGLMPSDEPEKKLAIRITQKSEQLLEFEIEDNGIGLKKATEIRNRSTMRRKSHGMEITQRRIELFNRNYPNQLAIEVFDLKKNNHTGTLVKIGYNL encoded by the coding sequence ATGTATCGTCGGTTTGTGTTTTGGGTGTTTTTTCTTGTGGGGTTGCCACTTTGGGGCAAATCCGACACCCTCTATGTCAGTCACATTCACGACCGTACGATGCTGTATGACATCGCCTACTGCACAACCAGTTTGCTCAGTAGCAACGAAGATTCTCTTCAGCGTTTGCTTCGGCAGCCACAACGTTGGCAACGGCTTACTTCAAAAACTCCCAGCTTTGCCCAACGTTCGCACTGGCTTCGCTTTTTCTTGACCAACGATACCGACACGACGCAGGCGTTTTACGTTTACCTCACCAACGCCAACCAACGGGTAACGCTCTTTTACGCCCACAACGGCCAGTGGCATTCTACCACCAATGGTACTATGGTTCCCACTTCGGCTTGGGCGGTGCCTTATTCTGACAACTATGTTTCGTTCAAAATTCCTGCTCGGGCTACCTTTACGATAGTAAGTCGAATTGCCCACGAACAAGGTCTGCTGCCTTTTTGGACGCATTTTGCCAATCCTAAACCCTCGTGGGGGCTTCAACTCCAAAAACCCGAATACCACGCCGAACGCATCCTTGATGAGTATCGTCGCAATATGCCTGAGTTTCAGTACCGAAGCTGGATTCAAGGAGCTTTGGCACTGGTTACGCTCTTTTTGGCACTGCTTTATTACCAATACCGCCACCGAATTTATGCCTATTATGGAGCGTATGTCTTGTGTAGTTTCGTATTTTCTTTGCTTAAAACCCGCGCTTATACCCCACTGGGTCAGGCACTTGGCGAGTGGCCGTTGCTCAAAACCCACCTGATGGAGTCGCTGCTGTGGTGGGGAATTGGAGCGTACCTTTTTTTTATGACGGAGTTGCTCGACTTGTCCAAAAACCACCCCACCATGAAAAAATGGTTTTTGCGGCTGGCGCTCGTCTTGAAAGGTTACGGGGCATTGTATTTGGTGGTAATGTTGCTTACCAACGACCTTGGTTTTCAGCAATTTTCGTTTTGGGGCGGACGTTTTGTGGCTTTCCCGATTTACATCCTCACACTTTTTTGGATTCGTCGCAGCGTTCGTTCTCCGATGGTGCCGTATGTCATTTGGGCCAATGTCGTCTTGGGATTTTTTGGATTATTGGCGTGGCTACGGGCGGGGCGGGTTATTTTGGAAGGGGTCAAACTTCCCGCCAACGTCGATGATTTGTTGACACTTTCGTTTGCCGTAGTGATGGAAATTTTGGTATTATCGTTGGCCATTGCGCATCGTTTTCGATTAAACGAAAAAGAAAAAACCGAAAGTCAACGCGCTTACTTTCAAGAACTTCAAAACAAAGCCGCCAACGAAAAACGCATTGCCGAAACCGAAATGCTGGCTTTGCGGTCGCAAATGAATCCGCATTTTTTGTTCAATAGCCTCAACTCCTTAGAATACCTGATTGTTGCCAACGACGAACAAAAAGCGACCCAGTACCTTTCTAAATTCTCCAAACTACTTCGGATGATTTTATCGCACTCGCGCGAAGAAGCCATTTCGCTTGATGAAGAACTAAATGCCCTCAATTATTATTTAGAAATCGAAGCTACTCGCTTGGGCGAAGATTTTACTTACCGCCTAGAGGTTGATTCTAGCATTGACACGGCTTCGGTGATGATTCCTCCGTTGTTGTTGCAGCCGTTTGTTGAAAATGCCATTTGGCACGGACTCATGCCCAGCGACGAGCCTGAAAAAAAATTGGCGATTCGGATTACGCAAAAAAGCGAGCAGCTGCTTGAGTTTGAAATTGAAGACAATGGCATTGGTCTAAAAAAAGCGACCGAAATCCGAAACCGTTCTACGATGCGTCGGAAGTCTCACGGGATGGAAATTACCCAACGACGCATTGAATTATTTAACCGAAATTACCCCAACCAACTCGCCATCGAAGTATTTGATTTGAAGAAAAACAACCACACAGGAACGTTGGTGAAGATTGGGTATAATTTGTAA
- a CDS encoding LytTR family DNA-binding domain-containing protein, translated as MIRAILIDDEKPATELLELKLKRLNMGVQVVAKFNQPEAAVEFIRITPFDVLFLDIEMPRLNGFDLLAQFADFHFDVIFTTAYDQYAIRAFRVSALSYLLKPIEEHDLREALGRWQQKRIKQLQTPQIQLFHEHSSPKQAPQKIALPTNEGHEIIEIANIVRCMADASYTHFYLNDGQKVMICRTLKEVEQALDPNGFVRVHQSHLINPQFLKKIVKQEGGYLLMSDGAQVPVTKQKRDWLVEQFHGLSRS; from the coding sequence ATGATACGCGCTATTCTCATTGACGACGAAAAACCTGCCACGGAGTTGTTGGAGCTTAAACTCAAACGACTCAACATGGGCGTGCAAGTCGTTGCTAAATTTAACCAGCCCGAAGCGGCCGTGGAGTTTATCCGAATAACGCCGTTTGACGTACTTTTTTTGGACATTGAAATGCCCCGCCTCAACGGCTTCGACTTGCTCGCTCAATTTGCTGATTTTCACTTTGATGTCATTTTTACGACGGCCTACGACCAATACGCCATTCGGGCGTTTCGCGTAAGTGCCTTGAGTTATTTGCTAAAACCCATTGAAGAACACGACCTCCGCGAGGCCCTTGGACGGTGGCAACAGAAACGCATCAAACAACTACAAACTCCTCAAATTCAACTATTTCACGAACATTCATCACCCAAACAAGCACCGCAAAAAATAGCCCTTCCGACCAACGAAGGGCACGAAATCATTGAGATTGCCAACATCGTTCGGTGCATGGCCGACGCTAGTTACACGCATTTTTACCTGAATGATGGCCAAAAAGTAATGATTTGCCGCACCCTCAAAGAAGTAGAACAAGCCCTCGACCCCAACGGTTTTGTGCGTGTACACCAATCCCACCTGATTAATCCTCAGTTTTTAAAGAAAATTGTCAAGCAAGAAGGCGGCTACTTACTGATGTCCGATGGGGCACAAGTACCTGTTACCAAACAAAAGAGGGATTGGCTCGTGGAACAATTTCATGGCCTAAGTCGGAGTTAA
- the guaA gene encoding glutamine-hydrolyzing GMP synthase produces the protein MTEQILILDFGSQYTQLIARRVRELNIYCEIHPYNKIPEITPAIKGVILSGSPCSVRDVDSPRVDLDLFRNKLPLLGVCYGAQLMAHTLGGEVNASKHREYGRAILNHPEHSLLLDSVSPTTQVWMSHGDTITKIPDNFELIGSTDSVKVAAFKLTGEQTYGIQFHPEVTHSTEGKTILKNFVVDICGCTQNWTSESFVESTIRDLKEKLGDDKVVMALSGGVDSTVAASLVHHAIGKNLYCIFVDNGLLRKDEFESVLHSYQDMGLNIKGVNSKDHFYGLLEGLTDPEAKRKAIGKAFIDIFDQEAHLIEDVKWLGQGTIYPDVIESVSVKGPSATIKSHHNVGGLPDFMKLKIVEPLNTLFKDEVRNVGRTLGISDNILKRHPFPGPGLAIRILGDITPEKVAILQEVDAIFINGLKTRGLYDQVWQAGAMLLPVQSVGVMGDERTYERVVALRAVTSVDGMTADWAHLPYDFLADISNEIINRVKGVNRVVYDISSKPPATIEWE, from the coding sequence ATGACCGAACAAATCCTGATTCTTGATTTTGGTTCGCAATATACCCAACTCATCGCTCGACGCGTCCGCGAACTAAACATTTACTGTGAAATTCACCCCTACAACAAAATTCCCGAAATTACGCCTGCTATCAAGGGAGTCATTCTTTCTGGTAGTCCTTGCTCCGTGCGCGACGTCGATTCGCCACGCGTTGACTTGGATTTATTTCGGAATAAACTGCCGTTGTTGGGTGTTTGCTACGGTGCCCAGCTCATGGCGCATACCCTTGGAGGCGAAGTAAATGCCTCTAAGCACCGCGAATACGGCCGCGCCATTCTCAACCATCCCGAACACTCACTTTTGTTGGATTCGGTTTCGCCGACTACCCAAGTTTGGATGTCGCACGGGGATACTATCACCAAAATTCCAGATAATTTTGAGTTGATTGGCTCTACTGATTCGGTGAAAGTAGCCGCGTTCAAATTGACGGGTGAACAAACTTACGGCATTCAGTTTCACCCAGAAGTGACCCACTCTACGGAGGGCAAAACGATTTTGAAAAACTTCGTGGTGGACATCTGCGGTTGTACGCAAAACTGGACGTCGGAGTCGTTTGTAGAAAGCACCATCCGTGACTTGAAAGAAAAACTTGGCGACGATAAAGTGGTGATGGCGTTATCGGGCGGGGTTGACTCTACGGTGGCGGCATCGTTGGTTCACCATGCGATTGGCAAAAACCTCTACTGTATTTTTGTTGACAACGGACTTTTGCGCAAAGACGAGTTTGAAAGTGTTTTGCACTCGTACCAAGACATGGGACTCAACATCAAGGGGGTTAATTCGAAAGACCATTTTTACGGTCTATTAGAAGGTTTGACCGACCCTGAAGCCAAGCGTAAAGCGATTGGAAAAGCATTTATTGATATTTTTGACCAAGAAGCACACCTCATCGAAGATGTAAAATGGCTTGGTCAAGGAACGATTTATCCCGACGTCATTGAGTCGGTTTCGGTCAAAGGCCCTTCAGCGACTATCAAGTCGCACCACAACGTAGGTGGATTGCCCGATTTTATGAAACTTAAAATTGTTGAGCCGCTCAACACGCTCTTCAAAGACGAAGTTCGTAATGTTGGACGTACCCTTGGAATCTCCGACAACATTCTCAAGCGCCACCCGTTCCCTGGTCCAGGGCTTGCGATTCGTATTTTGGGGGATATTACGCCCGAAAAAGTAGCCATTTTGCAAGAAGTTGATGCCATCTTTATCAATGGTCTCAAAACGCGCGGCCTTTACGACCAAGTTTGGCAGGCAGGCGCCATGCTCCTACCCGTACAAAGCGTGGGTGTCATGGGCGACGAACGTACCTATGAGCGCGTGGTAGCACTGCGGGCCGTTACGTCAGTCGATGGCATGACCGCCGACTGGGCTCACTTGCCGTACGATTTCTTGGCCGATATTTCCAACGAAATCATCAATCGTGTCAAAGGCGTTAACCGCGTTGTTTACGATATTTCGTCAAAACCACCCGCAACGATTGAGTGGGAATAA
- a CDS encoding L-serine ammonia-lyase, whose protein sequence is MSSKNTITTSLFDLFKVGPGPSSSHTIGPMKAAYRFLQDLALLPIETAVSAATLEIHLYGSLSATGKGHGTDRAIVGGLLGWQPHTCDPKNLSDLMKKEDEQYYVTFQGVEVPISAQSIIYHKGKANFPHPNTMILRLCSAQGEVLLEGEYYSVGGGFIQQKGQLPEGAAQGEPKYPYSTMDELKKHLKTHQLTLAQLMIQNEQAITGVSEKEIIRKIDQILEFMHKAVKRGIRAKGLLPGSIRLQRKAALLYEKAKLHAATTDSFLMFLNAYCLAASEENAAGSIVVTAPTSGASGVFPGLTYLMKNHFHYSPQKMREGMLAAAAIGFLVKHNASISGAEMGCMGEIGTASAMGAAMLMYAYGGTMGQVEAAAEIGIEHHLGMTCDPIGGYVQIPCIERNAMGAAKAYNAYLLAMTIDPEMQKISFDSVIKVMRATGRDMSKKYKETSEAGLALSMTEC, encoded by the coding sequence ATGTCTTCCAAAAATACCATCACTACCTCGCTGTTCGATTTATTTAAAGTGGGGCCTGGGCCATCGAGCTCACACACCATTGGCCCAATGAAGGCAGCGTATCGCTTTTTACAAGATTTAGCCTTATTGCCCATCGAAACGGCCGTAAGTGCTGCCACGCTCGAAATTCACTTGTATGGCTCACTTAGTGCTACGGGTAAAGGCCACGGTACCGACCGAGCCATCGTAGGAGGGCTTTTGGGATGGCAACCGCATACCTGTGACCCGAAAAACTTGAGCGACCTGATGAAAAAAGAAGATGAACAGTACTACGTCACTTTTCAGGGAGTAGAAGTGCCCATTTCGGCGCAGAGCATCATTTATCATAAAGGTAAAGCCAACTTCCCGCACCCAAATACCATGATTTTGCGGTTGTGCAGCGCACAAGGAGAGGTGTTACTGGAAGGGGAATATTACTCGGTAGGGGGGGGGTTTATCCAACAAAAAGGTCAATTGCCCGAAGGAGCAGCCCAAGGTGAGCCTAAGTATCCTTACAGTACGATGGATGAATTAAAAAAACATTTGAAAACACACCAGCTGACGTTGGCGCAGTTGATGATTCAAAATGAACAGGCTATTACGGGGGTATCCGAAAAAGAAATTATACGAAAAATCGACCAGATTTTAGAGTTTATGCACAAGGCTGTCAAGCGGGGAATTCGTGCCAAAGGGCTGTTACCTGGCAGTATTCGCTTGCAGCGGAAAGCAGCTTTGTTATACGAGAAAGCCAAACTCCATGCCGCTACAACGGATAGTTTTTTGATGTTTTTAAACGCTTATTGCTTGGCCGCTTCGGAAGAAAACGCAGCAGGAAGTATTGTTGTGACGGCGCCAACCTCGGGGGCATCTGGGGTATTTCCAGGGTTGACGTATTTGATGAAGAACCATTTCCATTACTCGCCTCAAAAGATGCGTGAAGGGATGCTGGCGGCGGCGGCCATCGGTTTTTTGGTCAAACACAATGCCAGTATTTCGGGAGCAGAAATGGGGTGTATGGGAGAAATCGGGACGGCATCGGCCATGGGGGCGGCGATGTTGATGTATGCGTATGGCGGAACGATGGGCCAAGTGGAAGCAGCGGCGGAGATTGGCATCGAGCACCATCTTGGGATGACTTGTGATCCCATTGGTGGTTATGTACAAATTCCGTGTATTGAGCGCAACGCCATGGGGGCTGCCAAAGCCTACAATGCCTATTTATTGGCCATGACGATTGACCCCGAAATGCAAAAAATTTCGTTTGATAGTGTTATCAAAGTCATGCGTGCCACGGGGCGTGATATGTCCAAAAAATACAAAGAGACATCCGAAGCGGGCTTGGCTCTGAGTATGACGGAGTGCTAA
- a CDS encoding transposase family protein: MNFMPVRRYNELEADEQGLRRLTGLKNEEFLALYYAFREEWQLYFYFFTFTGQQRQRKQISVRKNSIFSDSRDALLFVLTYLKGGVLQEELAETFGMDQPKVSRYLTITQKLLLQVIFKNPNIIPKWKQKKLRDAIFSRTSTYEEGIEE, from the coding sequence ATGAACTTTATGCCAGTAAGGCGCTACAACGAGCTTGAGGCCGATGAACAAGGTCTTAGGAGACTGACGGGGCTTAAAAACGAAGAGTTTTTGGCTTTGTACTATGCTTTTCGCGAAGAATGGCAATTGTATTTCTACTTTTTCACATTTACAGGGCAGCAGCGCCAAAGAAAGCAAATTTCTGTCCGTAAAAACAGCATTTTCAGTGACTCGAGAGATGCACTTCTGTTCGTGCTGACGTACCTCAAAGGAGGTGTTTTGCAAGAGGAATTGGCCGAAACCTTTGGGATGGACCAACCAAAAGTGAGCCGATATTTGACGATTACGCAAAAATTATTGTTGCAAGTAATTTTCAAAAACCCGAACATTATTCCTAAATGGAAGCAAAAGAAACTAAGAGATGCTATATTTTCACGCACAAGTACCTACGAAGAAGGAATCGAAGAGTAG